From the Salipiger sp. CCB-MM3 genome, the window GCCACGTCGCCCACATTGGGTTCGATCGTGCAGAAGGGGAAATTGGCCGCCTGCGCGGCGGCGGTCTTGGTCAGGGCGTTGAAAAGGGTCGATTTGCCCACGTTGGGCAGACCCACGATCCCCATGCGAAATCCCATGTCGTGCTCCTAAGGCTCGGGCTTGGCGTTCTTGCGGTCGCGCCGCTTCTAGTCGCCGCCCGCGCCCCTTGCAAGCGCCAGCCCCGACAGATGCGGCACCTGACGGTACCAGAAGCGCCAGTAGAGCAGCAGCGCCGCGACGCCGAGGCCAAGGCTCAGGCCCATCCAGACGCCGCCCGCGCCATACCCCAGCGGGAAGCCCAGCACATAGGCGGCGGGCAGGCCGATCAGCCAGTAGGACACGGCGGCGATGATCATCGGCACTTTGGTGTCCTGCAGACCGCGCAGCACGCCCAGCACGATCACCTGAATCGAGTCGACCAGTTGGAACACCGCGGCGAGCAGCAGCAGCAGCGTGCCAAGCCGCAGGATCTCGGCCCGGCGGGGCTCGTCGTCCGACAGGAAGAGGTCGATCAGCGTCTCGGGCATGCCGAGGAACAGGATCACCGTCAGGATCACGGTGCCGATGGAGAGGATCTGCGCCGCCATGGCACCGCGGGTCAGGAAGGGCAGGTCGCTGCGGCCCATGGCCTGACCGGCGCGCACCGTGGCGACGTTGGAAAAGCCGAGGTGGATCATGAAGATCGCGCCCGAAAGTTGCATCGCGATGCCATGCGCCGCCAGCGGCAATGTGCCCAGCCAGCCGACCAGCACCGCCGTGGCGGCAAACAGCCCGACCTCGGCCAGCGTGGTGAGGCCAATGGGCCAGCCAAGCTGGAACACCTCGCGCAGCATCTCCATGTCGGGGCGCCAGAAGTGGAACCAGATCTGATGCTCAGGCAGGCGTAGCCGCGCGTAGAGGATCACCCCGA encodes:
- a CDS encoding MATE family efflux transporter → MTQDLPYSAHIRAVLVMGLPLIGGHLAQLTIGLTDTVMMGRYGVPELAALTLSMTLFQVLFLFGSGFAFAVMPMVAQYAARGDEVHVRRVARMGLWLSAAFFLLALPILWFSGPLLRLLGQDDIVAANAQTYLRIAGCGLLPALGVMVFKSYLAALEHTRAVFWITVAAALVNAAANYALIFGNWGAPELGIRGAAIASICAHSASFFGVILYARLRLPEHQIWFHFWRPDMEMLREVFQLGWPIGLTTLAEVGLFAATAVLVGWLGTLPLAAHGIAMQLSGAIFMIHLGFSNVATVRAGQAMGRSDLPFLTRGAMAAQILSIGTVILTVILFLGMPETLIDLFLSDDEPRRAEILRLGTLLLLLAAVFQLVDSIQVIVLGVLRGLQDTKVPMIIAAVSYWLIGLPAAYVLGFPLGYGAGGVWMGLSLGLGVAALLLYWRFWYRQVPHLSGLALARGAGGD